A region of Phalacrocorax carbo chromosome 7, bPhaCar2.1, whole genome shotgun sequence DNA encodes the following proteins:
- the GPR171 gene encoding G-protein coupled receptor 171 codes for MTSNVSQCHIREDMEPFTYFYYLIFLMGFIGSCFALWAFTQKDQKQKCMSIYLINLLTADFLLTLALPVKIIVDLGVASWELRIFHCQVTACFIYLNMYLSIIFLGFVSMDRCLQLTHSSKVYRIQGPGFAKMLSAVVWTMVLLITVPNMAIPIKTIEERPGAGCIDFKTKFGRDWHVFTNFICTAIFLNFSAVILISNFLVVRQLYRHKYSESYANVKKTLINILLITAGYLLCFVPYHIVRIPYTLSQTDTITSCSVKQALFKAKELTLLFAVSNLCFDPILYYHLSKSFRMKFTETFAAPKAAEVFTGEVVRHRNEEQVQNY; via the coding sequence ATGACAAGCAATGTTTCACAATGCCACATCAGAGAAGATATGGAACCTTTTACCTATTTTTACTACTTGATTTTTCTCATGGGATTTATTGGAAGTTGTTTTGCACTATGGGCATTCACACAAAAAgatcagaaacagaaatgtatgAGCATCTACTTAATTAATCTCTTAACAGCGGATTTTTTGTTGACTTTGGCATTGCCAGTAAAGATTATTGTTGACCTAGGAGTTGCGTCCTGGGAACTCAGAATATTCCACTGTCAAGTTACAGCCTGTTTCATCTACCTGAACATGTATTTATCAATTATATTTTTGGGATTTGTAAGCATGGATCGTTGCCTTCAGCTAACACACAGTTCTAAGGTCTACCGCATTCAAGGGCCTGGATTTGCCAAGATGTTGTCTGCAGTTGTATGGACAATGGTTCTCCTTATAACAGTGCCTAACATGGCTATTCCAATAAAAACCATTGAAGAAAGACCTGGTGCAGGATGCAttgatttcaaaacaaaatttggaAGAGACTGGCACGTGTTTACTAACTTCATATGCACAGCAATATTCCTGaatttttcagctgtgataCTGATTTCCAATTTCCTTGTTGTTAGACAACTCTACCGACACAAATACAGCGAGAGTTATGCAAATGTGAAGAAAACCCTCATCAACATACTGCTCATTACTGCAGGCTAcctgctgtgttttgttccATACCACATTGTTCGTATTCCCTACACTTTGAGCCAAACCGATACCATAACCAGCTGCTCTGTGAAACAAGCTCTCTTTAAAGCTAAAGAATTGACCTTGCTGTTTGCAGTATCAAACCTCTGTTTTGACCCTATTCTGTATTACCATCTTTCCAAATCATTCAGAATGAAATTTACCGAGACTTTTGCAGCGCCCAAAGCAGCAGAGGTTTTCACAGGCGAAGTGGTACGACACAGAAATGAAGAGCAGGTGCAAAACTACTGA